From Cecembia calidifontis, one genomic window encodes:
- the sucD gene encoding succinate--CoA ligase subunit alpha has translation MSVLVNKDSKVIVQGFTGSEGSFHAQQMIEYGTNVVGGVTPGKGGTTHLEKPVFNSVEEAVAKTGANTSIIFVPPAFAADAIMEAADAGIKVIIAITEGIPVADMMKAKPYIKERGAVLIGPNCPGVITPGEAKVGIMPGFVFKQGRIGIVSKSGTLTYEAADQIAKAGLGVSTAIGIGGDPIIGTSTKEAVQMLMEDPETDAIVMIGEIGGNYEAEAAKWIRETGNKKPVVGFIAGQTAPPGRRMGHAGAIIGGADDTAAAKMRIMGENGIHVVESPAEIGAVMAKVLGVEA, from the coding sequence ATGAGTGTTTTAGTCAATAAGGATTCAAAAGTGATCGTGCAGGGCTTTACCGGTTCTGAAGGTTCATTCCATGCACAGCAGATGATTGAATATGGAACAAATGTAGTGGGTGGCGTGACCCCTGGAAAAGGCGGTACAACCCATTTGGAAAAGCCAGTTTTTAACTCTGTGGAAGAAGCAGTAGCAAAAACAGGCGCCAATACTTCCATTATTTTCGTTCCACCTGCATTTGCAGCGGATGCCATTATGGAAGCAGCGGATGCCGGCATCAAGGTTATCATTGCCATCACCGAAGGAATTCCTGTGGCTGACATGATGAAAGCCAAACCTTATATCAAAGAAAGAGGAGCTGTATTGATCGGGCCTAACTGTCCAGGCGTCATCACACCAGGTGAAGCGAAGGTGGGCATCATGCCGGGCTTTGTATTCAAGCAAGGCAGAATCGGAATTGTATCCAAATCAGGAACTTTGACTTACGAAGCCGCTGACCAGATCGCTAAAGCTGGTTTGGGCGTATCTACAGCCATCGGTATCGGTGGTGATCCAATCATCGGTACTTCTACCAAAGAAGCTGTACAGATGCTCATGGAAGATCCTGAAACCGATGCCATCGTCATGATCGGGGAAATCGGCGGTAATTACGAAGCAGAAGCGGCTAAATGGATCAGAGAAACCGGCAATAAAAAGCCTGTGGTGGGCTTTATCGCAGGTCAAACTGCACCTCCGGGACGTAGAATGGGACATGCCGGAGCCATCATTGGAGGAGCTGATGATACTGCTGCTGCCAAAATGCGCATTATGGGTGAAAATGGCATCCATGTAGTGGAATCACCTGCCGAAATCGGTGCGGTAATGGCCAAAGTACTTGGCGTTGAAGCTTAA